Proteins found in one Aspergillus chevalieri M1 DNA, chromosome 2, nearly complete sequence genomic segment:
- a CDS encoding uncharacterized protein (COG:S;~EggNog:ENOG410PZ0A) yields the protein MGFLLCGRFRKLRRFTSPSECSPSPSFMPAESSPLRHDCQQGPSSTEHSQPPIQNEHSSHSSSGWPGKLRRRLSSRDSKRLHLIPKRTDRSTEISLLSLSRNLDVLADPVAADDVGSSLMSERGYDSDAQGISTPAHTAPITDRPPTAASLERAISSLEKPYQGAGTGYTSGQPQELRPEDERREISDTRSALARPAYVRHIPQQLHCSTDIAKGAAHRVPSPLANVTNLSIHDKEADTSRPLSISEQSAKSATTDHGVLSLPTSINGGRGRFYATVAQHGLQAAQASYERSSESLAGKNSEIAVAKRHHRGSSAEARSIHLGDMNISKALASTSTSPRILSQNPSVDENGQNNGYSIRSLSDHYHDCVVQRSANTPSLGQNGLNGFDFGLAHKRDASSFYSPKSSISSAGIPASYRYSSLTANTSSLLGSERGPSGGGYEYAPAAQPYTDMSVVIDSNAAGSESGAQTDALTSKFVEQFGISPPVGSPRSVSNEALPPRNISVGWMSGGRRVGYGYSLVAKDETENQKTPADSSPPEDSGNNGMANGGTEEENTENQDQDPDRQASMVLSALDEPSVSNNDLPNSVNPQALRRWSGATALVRATDSSESINRSSTASSFWEWFTSRRINQDETGEKVSGKVGSDQGQSQDVEEGPKNSPVFRNRYSELFDEGSRMRFTLGSNANQCSATNDSNESVMQTPSNMSRFGSLPTKRPRVRFRVLNRSKKRDTSSSADFPSVFPVKRSLWRRNSETLGVHGRLVDPGPGRYRPKHSKRFSPDGAEDDHESLEMHSNPE from the exons ATGGGTTTCCTCCTGTGTGGTCGGTTTCGAAAGCTCAGGAGATTTACTTCTCCCTCCGAGTGTTCGCCGTCTCCCTCCTTCATGCCAGCAGAGTCTTCCCCCCTGCGACATGACTGCCAACAGG GACCCTCCTCAACCGAACACTCACAACCTCCCATTCAGAATGAGCACTCCTCGCACTCCTCAAGTGGCTGGCCAGGCAAACTCCGCAGACGGCTGTCCTCTCGAGACTCTAAACGATTGCATCTTATTCCAAAGCGAACCGATAGGTCGACAGAAATATCGCTTCTTTCGCTATCCCGGAACTTGGACGTCCTTGCAGACCCAGTTGCTGCTGATGACGTCGGGAGCAGTTTGATGAGCGAGAGAGGATACGACAGCGATGCACAAGGCATATCAACCCCCGCGCATACAGCTCCCATCACGGATCGTCCCCCTACTGCAGCGAGTCTCGAGCGAGCTATATCGTCACTGGAGAAGCCCTATCAGGGTGCAGGAACGGGTTACACAAGCGGTCAGCCCCAGGAGCTGAGACCAGAAGATGAGCGACGCGAGATAAGCGATACACGTTCGGCACTGGCTCGTCCGGCTTATGTACGTCACATTCCGCAACAACTCCACTGCTCAACAGATATCGCAAAGGGTGCGGCACACCGAGTCCCCAGTCCTCTTGCAAATGTGACCAACCTCTCCATCCACGACAAAGAGGCAGATACATCCAGACCCCTTTCCATATCTGAGCAATCGGCGAAGTCTGCAACGACTGATCATGGGGTGTTATCGCTTCCGACATCCATCAATGGCGGCCGTGGTCGATTCTACGCCACCGTGGCTCAACATGGTCTCCAAGCCGCACAGGCATCCTATGAAAGATCTTCGGAGTCATTGGCTGGAAAGAACTCAGAGATTGCCGTCGCGAAAAgacatcatcgaggatcaTCCGCAGAAGCCCGCTCGATTCACTTGGGTGACATGAACATCTCTAAGGCCCTGGCCTCCACTTCAACATCCCCTCGCATTCTATCCCAGAATCCGTCCGTCGATGAGAATGGGCAAAACAATGGATACAGCATACGAAGCCTGTCGGATCACTATCATGATTGCGTCGTCCAGCGAAGTGCAAATACACCATCGTTGGGTCAGAATGGATTGAATGGGTTCGATTTCGGACTAGCTCATAAGAGAGATGCGTCTTCGTTCTATTCGCCCAAATCTAGTATTTCATCTGCCGGGATTCCCGCAAGCTATCGATATTCGAGTCTGACAGCGAACACCAGCAGTCTCCTCGGGTCTGAAAGAGGGCCTTCAGGTGGCGGATATGAGTACGCGCCTGCAGCACAACCATACACAGACATGAGCGTAGTAATTGATTCTAATGCTGCCGGCAGCGAATCCGGAGCTCAGACTGATGCATTAACAAGCAAGTTCGTCGAGCAGTTTGGGATAAGTCCACCGGTGGGATCGCCCCGGTCTGTTTCCAATGAAGCCCTACCGCCTCGCAATATAAGTGTAGGCTGGATGTCTGGAGGCCGACGGGTTGGGTACGGATATTCGTTAGTGGCAAAAGATGAGACTGAGAATCAAAAGACCCCAGCCGATTCAAGCCCTCCTGAAGATAGCGGGAACAATGGCATGGCAAACGGAGGGacggaagaagagaacaCTGAGAACCAAGACCAGGACCCTGACCGGCAAGCTAGCATGGTGCTATCGGCACTTGACGAGCCGTCCGTCTCGAACAACGACCTCCCAAACTCCGTGAATCCCCAGGCGCTGCGGCGTTGGTCTGGAGCAACTGCACTTGTAAGAGCAACAGATTCCAGTGAGTCGATAAACCGGAGCTCCACGgcttcttccttctgggaaTGGTTCACGAGTCGACGAATAAACCAGGATGAAACAGGCGAAAAGGTTAGCGGAAAGGTCGGGTCTGATCAAGGACAATCCCAAGACGTGGAAGAAGGCCCAAAGAACTCTCCTGTGTTCAGAAACAGATACAGCGAACTTTTCGATGAGGGTTCGAGAATGCGCTTCACACTAGGTTCAAATGCAAACCAATGCAGTGCCACCAACGACAGCAATGAATCAGTCATGCAAACGCCGTCAAACATGAGTCGATTCGGCAGTCTCCCGACGAAGCGACCGAGGGTTAGATTCAGGGTTCTGAATCGCAGCAAAAAGCGcgacaccagcagcagcgcagATTTTCCCTCCGTATTCCCCGTCAAGCGTTCGCTTTGGAGGCGCAACTCGGAAACTCTAGGTGTTCACGGCCGTTTGGTAGACCCAGGACCAGGTCGATACCGCCCCAAACATTCGAAaagattcagcccagatgGCGCTGAAGATGACCATGAATCTCTGGAAATGCATTCGAACCCTGAGTGA
- the SWC4 gene encoding SANT/Myb-like DNA-binding domain-containing protein (BUSCO:EOG09262OLP;~COG:B;~EggNog:ENOG410PK52;~InterPro:IPR032563,IPR027109;~PFAM:PF16282;~go_component: GO:0035267 - NuA4 histone acetyltransferase complex [Evidence IEA];~go_process: GO:0006281 - DNA repair [Evidence IEA];~go_process: GO:0006338 - chromatin remodeling [Evidence IEA];~go_process: GO:0043967 - histone H4 acetylation [Evidence IEA];~go_process: GO:0043968 - histone H2A acetylation [Evidence IEA]) — MAAADVRDMLDLPAEGQQQPRPHKKQKVVEKRPEGITRELYALLGERAPPIAINENRYKGRPKWMSKLRVRPWRMAPFTNGARSDELVLRHWQRQQEPTNAPALEGPEAEKPEEKKEPEEEEGVPKPAEQEYPFVKYNVKARVPKRYSDDEYNRHLKNDDWSRQETDYLMDLAEEYDLRWVLIADRYDFQPQPIDAETNSNALVPAKRYRTMEQMKARYYYIAATMLAFEHPPSEMSETEFELHEKMLKFDPDRERVRKELAALQLNRTADEVREEGILLEELKRITANEQNFIAERRELYSRLEVPISVGNTAMYQSSQGLSQLLSTLLQADKSKKRRSILGPEGAAAPSPAGQTPTTSGPASARDSRAETPGQAPAPATKKAAAAAAAAAANKEPQQQPLKTLTPAEEARYGVQHHERLTPSVQFRSDRPQKLTHAKSNVQSQKLAAALAELEVPPRLVMPTERLCKEFEKLIVSVNALLDARKMGEKVESEIRVLEAAREERERKERETKEKENPQVKTEFDHNDSSLASAAPAESTDGANDGKDPAVPAPSVEGPEAGAGAGNGTAGDTSHKRSASVLSNGSDKSAKRQKK, encoded by the exons ATGGCCGCCGCCGATGTTCGCGACATGCTGGATCTGCCCGCAGAGGGGCAACAGCAACCCCGGCCTCacaagaagcagaaggtCGTGGAGAAGAGACCAG AGGGTATCACTCGCGAACTGTACGCGCTTCTCGGCGAACGGGCACCTCCGATCGCGATCAACGAAAACCGATACAAAGGGCGACCGAAATGGATGAGCAAGTTGAGAGTTCGGCCATG GCGCATGGCACCTTTTACGAACGGCGCACGATCCGACGAACTCGTTCTCCGTCACTGGCAACGACAACAGGAACCGACAAACGCACCGGCATTAGAAGGACCAGAGGCAGAGAaaccagaggagaagaaagagccagaagaagaagaaggggtACCGAAACcagcggagcaggaatacccATTTGTCAAATACAACGTCAAAGCCAGGGTTCCGAAGCGATACAGCGACGACGAATACAACCGACACCTGAAAAATGATGACTGGTCACGACAAGAAACAGATTATTTGATGGATTTGGCCGAGGAATACGATCTACGCTGGGTTCTTATCGCCGACCGCTACGACTTTCAACCTCAACCTATAGATGCAGAAACAAATTCCAACGCCCTAGTCCCAGCCAAACGATATCGAACGATGGAACAAATGAAGGCGCGATATTACTACATCGCCGCGACGATGCTCGCATTCGAACATCCCCCCTCCGAAATGTCCGAAACCGAGTTTGAACTCCACGAAAAGATGCTGAAATTCGACCCCGACCGGGAGCGCGTTCGCAAAGAACTCGCAGCCTTACAACTTAACCGCACAGCTGACGAAGTCCGCGAAGAAGGAATCCTCCTTGAAGAACTAAAGCGCATCACCGCCAACGAACAAAACTTCATTGCCGAACGCAGAGAACTCTACTCCAGACTCGAAGTCCCCATCAGCGTCGGCAACACCGCCATGTACCAATCCAGCCAGGGCCTCTCCCAACTCCTCTCCACCCTCCTCCAAGCAGATAAGAGCAAGAAACGACGGTCGATCTTGGGCCCCGAAGGCGCCGCCGCCCCCTCCCCAGCAGGCCAAACACCCACAACCTCTGGCCCAGCAAGCGCCCGCGACAGCCGCGCAGAAACACCCGGCCAAGCACCAGCCCCAGCAACCAAGAAGgccgccgctgccgccgccgctgccgcAGCAAACAAGGAACCCCAGCAACAACCCCTAAAGACCCTCACGCCAGCCGAAGAAGCCAGATACGGCGTTCAGCATCACGAACGCCTCACACCAAGTGTGCAATTCCGCAGCGACCGTCCCCAGAAGCTCACACATGCCAAGTCCAACGTCCAGTCACAGAAACTCGCTGCCGCGCTTGCGGAACTCGAAGTCCCGCCTCGTCTCGTCATGCCCACCGAGCGCTTATGCAAGGAATTCGAAAAGCTCATCGTGTCTGTCAACGCACTCCTCGATGCGCGAAAGATGGGCGAAAAGGTCGAGAGCGAGATCCGTGTCCTCGAGGCAGCCAGGGAAGAACGGGAACGCAAGGAGCGGGAAaccaaggagaaggagaaccCGCAGGTTAAGACTGAGTTTGATCATAATGATTCTTCGCTTGCTTCCGCTGCACCGGCGGAGTCGACTGATGGTGCCAATGATGGCAAGGATCCAGCAGTTCCTGCTCCTTCGGTAGAAGGCCCCGAGGCTGGCGCTGGCGCTGGCAATGGCACGGCAGGCGATACATCGCATAAGCGTTCTGCGAGCGTCTTGAGTAACGGAAGTGACAAGAGCGCTAAACGACAAAAAAAATAA
- the ERP1 gene encoding emp24/gp25L/p24 family protein (COG:U;~EggNog:ENOG410PKS7;~InterPro:IPR015720,IPR009038;~PFAM:PF01105;~SECRETED:SignalP(1-29);~TransMembrane:1 (n11-22c29/30o200-220i)), which translates to MAPSRSSASWLSSTLAVLAIICFSAPANALYFYMGEKQTKCFFEELPKDTLVVGHFKTEVANPQAGNTYSIDPNVKMLITVDETFDNDHRVVSKRDSHSGRFTFSAADPGQHKICLTPDGSHVSGGWLSGGASDAIRVTLDMAIGETSKIETEDKGKMQDIVQKVKDLNGRLHDIRREQVFQREREAEFRDQSEATNSRVVRWTIIQLVVLSAACAWQLSHLRSFFIKQKLT; encoded by the exons ATGGCTCCCTCACGATCCTCCGCCTCATGGCTTTCGTCTACTCTGGCAGTATTGGCCATTATCTGTTTCTCCGCTCCCGCAAACGCCCTGTACTTCTACATGGGCGAGAAGCAGACCAAGTGTTTCTTCGAGGAGCTTCCCAAGGATACCCTGGTGGTTG GCCACTTCAAAACCGAAGTCGCCAACCCGCAAGCCGGCAACACGTACTCCATCGATCCCAATGTGAAGATGCTCATCACCGTCGACGAGACCTTCGATAATGACCACCGGGTCGTTTCCAAGCGCGATAGCCACTCGGGCCGTTTTACCTTCTCCGCCGCCGACCCCGGTCAACACAAGATCTGTTTGACTCCCGATGGCAGCCATGTGTCCGGAGGCTGGCTCTCCGGCGGTGCGTCGGATGCGATCCGGGTGACGCTTGACATGGCTATTGGCGAGACGAGCAAAATTGAGACGGAGGACAAAGGCAAGATGCAGGATATTGTGCAGAAAGTCAAAGACTTGAACGGGCGGTTGCACGATATTCGTCGGGAGCAGGTGTTCCAGCGG GAACGCGAGGCCGAATTCCGTGACCAATCCGAAGCTACCAACTCGCGTGTCGTCCGCTGGACTATCATCCAACTCGTTGTCTTGTCGGCTGCCTGCGCCTGGCAATTGTCGCATCTCCGGTCCTTCTTCATCAAGCAAAAGTTGACATGA
- a CDS encoding uncharacterized protein (InterPro:IPR007867,IPR012132,IPR036188;~go_function: GO:0016614 - oxidoreductase activity, acting on CH-OH group of donors [Evidence IEA];~go_function: GO:0050660 - flavin adenine dinucleotide binding [Evidence IEA];~go_process: GO:0055114 - oxidation-reduction process [Evidence IEA]) has product MGGVVDNRLKVYGTTNVRVVDATIQPMQLSGNLMANLYAIAEWVSDTTKETEN; this is encoded by the coding sequence ATGGGAGGCGTCGTCGATAATCGGCTGAAGGTCTATGGAACTACTAATGTACGAGTCGTCGATGCTACCATCCAGCCTATGCAGCTCTCCGGAAATCTCATGGCCAATCTCTATGCTATTGCGGAGTGGGTGTCGGATACGACCAAGGAAACTGAAAACTAG
- a CDS encoding glutathione S-transferase family protein (COG:U;~EggNog:ENOG410PR82;~InterPro:IPR033468,IPR019564;~PFAM:PF10568,PF17171;~TransMembrane:2 (o243-261i369-388o);~go_component: GO:0001401 - SAM complex [Evidence IEA]): MVLELHIWGPAFSLPSIDPQCSAAVAYFSLAVPRDDWVLVPSSDSSVSPTNELPALRNGSTWVSRFRNIVDYLRQYSDGSWDLDRGLGEVQRADNIAFSSFLESRGQPLLDLSLYVTSQNYYNHTSPAYASILQWPNQWILPPKLHSAAKTRTEHLGVSSLDLEALEEQRKREHSAAVAAGQVPQNFIQRPRDTVSGLLGKTSQQNQFKLEGLTAELFEPLEEILGDKEYLLSDSAPCSLDCLALGYLALAVVPEMSYTWLRDAMQSKGPGVTSYTGRMLKRCVGSKVDVAQALKGVQSPSSPLPWQAPERANVVKVGGTLLNTLIDATPIVRDIRNNNRLREAAESSDLSGIEKQALSQYVAGQKKDVFLSMAMVAGGVAALIGYVFHVGLFGVVMEEEAEAQEEETGEVDLSNLDLSASDFLAV; the protein is encoded by the exons ATGGTTCTGGAACTGCATATCTGGGGTCCTGCTTTCTCGCTCCCCTCCATTGACCCGCAATGTTCAGCGGCTGTTGCCTACTTTTCGCTCGCCGTTCCCAGGGACGACtgggtgctggttccaagtAGTGATTCTTCCGTGTCGCCGACTA ATGAATTGCCTGCGTTAAGAAATGGATCGACCTGGGTGAGTCGGTTCAGGAATATTGTCGATTATCTTCGTCAGTATTCGGATGGGTCGTGGGATTTGGATCGGGGGTTGGGTGAGGTTCAGAGGGCGGATAACATAGC attctcctccttcctcgAATCGCGCGGTCAGCCCCTTCTCGACCTCTCCCTTTACGTCACAAGCCAAAACTACTACAACCATACCTCCCCTGCCTACGCTTCTATCCTCCAATGGCCGAATCAATGGATCCTCCCTCCGAAACTACACTCCGCTGCGAAGACCCGCACAGAACACCTGGGCGTCTCCTCGCTCGACCTCGAAGCTCTCGAGGAGCAGCGAAAGCGAGAACACTCCGCCGCCGTCGCGGCCGGACAAGTTCCACAGAACTTCATCCAGCGGCCGCGTGATACCGTCTCGGGTCTGCTGGGCAAGACATCGCAGCAGAATCAGTTCAAGCTGGAAGGCTTGACAGCGGAGCTGTTCGAACCTTTGGAGGAGATACTGGGTGACAAGGAATATCTCCTATCCGACTCTGCGCCATGTAGCTTGGACTGCTTGGCGCTGGGATACTTGGCTCTCGCGGTTGTACCGGAGATGTCGTATACATGGCTGCGCGATGCGATGCAGAGCAAGGGACCTGGCGTGACTTCATACACGGGACGCATGCTGAAACGCTGCGTTGGTAGCAAGGTGGATGTTGCTCAAGCGCTGAAAGGTGTTCAATCTCCCTCGTCCCCTCTGCCATGGCAAGCCCCTGAACGGGCCAACGTGGTTAAGGTCGGGGGTACACTACTCAACACCCTAATTGATGCAACCCCTATTGTGCGCGACATACGTAACAACAACCGTCTGCGGGAGGCAGCCGAGTCCTCTGACCTCTCTGGAATTGAGAAACAAGCATTGTCTCAGTATGTCGCCGGTCAGAAGAAAGATGTCTTTCTGTCTATGGCGATGGTTGCAGGTGGTGTTGCCGCGTTGATTGGATACGTGTTTCATGTAGGGTTGTTCGGTGTCGTTATGGAGGAGGAAGCGGAAGCacaagaagaggaaacaGGGGAAGTGGATTTAAGTAACCTCGATCTCAGCGCGAGTGACTTCTTGGCCGTTTAG
- a CDS encoding uncharacterized protein (COG:S;~EggNog:ENOG410PJRU), protein MPPIRRYLRISKYSVLECRIYLDNPSDTRWLLDSRDPVLPRIFSAIRPLVLPKLREENERLLARKRGHPVKDVIAEDDFEVALFLRESRTRHSLLTRQKTFEEPDDARKRKPIDQATGSADTGILVESDDDEAQPSLHNIPVATDDDTSTKRPAETDSPEVSPERKRTSKRQKDKQPASDEEDQDEKKLRFRTNYESFNIYGWVLCLLVTRKGVAAKQAADPAEPKRQVLMEEWMSTQAQGDMDEE, encoded by the exons ATGCCACCCATTCGCCGATACCTCAGAATCAGTAAATACTCCGTCCTCGAATGTCGGATCTACCTCGACAACCCCTCTGATACCCGATGGCTGCTCGACTCCCGTGATCCCGTCCTCCCGCGGATCTTCTCCGCCATCCGACCGCTCGTGCTGCCCAAGTTGCGTGAGGAGAATGAACGGCTTTTAGCCAGGAAGAGGGGACATCCGGTTAAGGATGTGATCGCCGAAG ATGACTTCGAGGTTGCCTTGTTCCTTCGCGAATCCCGCACGCGTCACTCGCTTCTTACGAGACAGAAGACATTCGAAGAACCCGACGATGCACGAAAAAGGAAACCCATCGACCAAGCTACCGGCTCAGCTGACACGGGAATCCTAGTCGAAagcgacgacgacgaggcACAGCCGAGCCTGCACAATATCCCTGTCGCCACAGATGACGAcacatccaccaagcgaccAGCAGAGACAGATTCACCCGAGGTCTCACCAGAGCGCAAACGGACATCAAAGAGGCAAAAAGACAAGCAGCCAGCATCAGACGAGGAGGACCAAGATGAGAAGAAGCTGCGGTTCCGGACGAATTACGAGAGTTTCAACATCTACGGCTGGGTGCTGTGCCTGCTGGTCACGCGCAAAGGCGTCGCCGCTAAGCAGGCTGCTGACCCGGCTGAACCGAAGCGCCAGGTCCTCATGGAGGAGTGGATGTCCACTCAGGCACAGGGGGATATGGACGAGGAATAA
- a CDS encoding uncharacterized protein (TransMembrane:1 (o50-71i)): MNRFTTVPKVPAEKSESLTSPTSPKVLTIPPTSEKRLPHTASCRSTSSSIVRASALAAVIVSVIIILVSDLDSPFRPISKYYLIHLSLSVPTQSILNPTDYPEPLFV; encoded by the coding sequence ATGAACAGATTTACTACCGTCCCCAAGGTCCCCGCCGAAAAGTCTGAGTCCTTGACGTCGCCCACTTCTCCCAAGGTCCTCACAATCCCACCTACGAGCGAAAAGAGACTTCCACACACAGCATCATGCCGCAGCACCTCCTCCTCTATTGTCAGAGCCAGCGCATTAGCCGCTGTCATCGTCTCCGTTATTATCATCCTCGTTTCAGATCTTGACAGTCCCTTCCGGCCGATTTCGAAATACTACCTCATccatctctctctctctgtgccGACGCAGTCTATATTGAATCCTACGGACTACCCGGAACCACTCTTTGTCTGA
- the zrfB gene encoding low-affinity Zn(2+) transporter ZRT2 (COG:P;~EggNog:ENOG410PFZ2;~InterPro:IPR004698,IPR003689;~PFAM:PF02535;~TransMembrane:8 (n2-10c15/16o31-49i61-84o104-123i187-210o216-239i251-271o283-303i324-342o);~go_component: GO:0016020 - membrane [Evidence IEA];~go_component: GO:0016021 - integral component of membrane [Evidence IEA];~go_function: GO:0005385 - zinc ion transmembrane transporter activity [Evidence IEA];~go_function: GO:0046873 - metal ion transmembrane transporter activity [Evidence IEA];~go_process: GO:0030001 - metal ion transport [Evidence IEA];~go_process: GO:0055085 - transmembrane transport [Evidence IEA];~go_process: GO:0071577 - zinc ion transmembrane transport [Evidence IEA]) — translation MASQLIHSLAPRAEACDTGNKYDGRMGVRISSVFVIWFASTFGAVFPVMARHLSSSGVPKWAFFIAKYFGSGVIIATAFIHLLAPAEEALTNECLTGPITEYSWVEGIILMTVVVLFFVELMVMRYARFGASHAHEAVGDHNPTVVEAPMHDSKDHIPGQDHLGHSREHVDEEAGLKERVEEYMAQLTSVFILEFGVIFHSVFIGLTLAVSGDEFVTLYIVLVFHQMFEGLGLGSRLAMIPWPRSKRWTPYLLGVAYGLSTPIAIAIGLGVRNSYPPEGYTTLIVNGVFDSISAGILIYTALVELMAHEFMFSTSMRQAPIHEVLAAFFLLCLGGLLMALLGKWA, via the coding sequence ATGGCGTCTCAACTGATCCATTCGCTCGCCCCTCGGGCGGAAGCCTGCGACACTGGTAACAAGTATGACGGCCGCATGGGTGTGCGTATCTCTTCTGTCTTCGTCATCTGGTTCGCTTCGACCTTTGGCGCCGTCTTCCCCGTCATGGCCCGTCACCTGAGCAGCTCCGGTGTTCCTAAATGGGCCTTCTTCATCGCCAAGTACTTCGGTTCTGGTGTCATTATTGCAACTGCATTTATCCATCTTCTCGCTCCTGCAGAGGAAGCTCTGACCAATGAATGTCTTACGGGCCCCATTACCGAGTACAGCTGGGTGGAAGGAATCATCCTGATGACCGTTGTGGTCTTGTTCTTTGTGGAGCTTATGGTAATGCGGTATGCTCGCTTTGGTGCGAGCCACGCCCACGAGGCGGTCGGAGACCATAACCCCACGGTCGTCGAAGCCCCGATGCACGACTCTAAGGACCATATCCCCGGCCAGGATCATCTGGGACACTCTCGCGAGCATGTCGACGAGGAAGCGGGTTTGAAGGAACGGGTCGAAGAGTACATGGCGCAATTGACCTCGGTTTTCATTCTCGAATTCGGTGTCATCTTCCACTCCGTCTTCATCGGTCTCACCCTCGCTGTATCTGGCGACGAATTCGTTACCTTGTACATTGTCCTCGTTTTCCACCAAATGTTCGAAGGCCTGGGTCTGGGATCCCGTCTAGCAATGATCCCATGGCCGCGCTCTAAGCGCTGGACCCCCTATCTCCTGGGAGTCGCATACGGACTGTCGACCCCAATCGCCATTGCCATCGGTCTGGGCGTGCGCAACAGCTACCCTCCGGAGGGCTACACGACGCTCATCGTCAACGGCGTGTTTGACTCGATCTCCGCCGGTATCCTCATCTACACTGCTCTGGTGGAACTGATGGCGCACGAATTCATGTTCAGCACCTCGATGCGGCAGGCTCCGATCCACGAGGTCCTTGCTGCGTTCTTCCTTTTGTGTCTGGGTGGTTTGCTAATGGCGCTCTTGGGTAAATGGGCTTAA
- the fkbp3 gene encoding peptidylprolyl isomerase family protein FPR2 (COG:O;~EggNog:ENOG410PQY3;~InterPro:IPR001179;~PFAM:PF00254;~SECRETED:SignalP(1-18);~go_function: GO:0003755 - peptidyl-prolyl cis-trans isomerase activity [Evidence IEA]): MNLLKYLSLTLLAPVALSATLDIKTTHSVSCTRKTQPGDTVHMHYRGTLSDGSEFDSSYKRHAPLVFPVGKGVVIKGWDQGLLDMCVGEKRTLTIPPEYGYGSRGVGPIPGGATLVFETELVGIDGVDKDEL; the protein is encoded by the exons ATGAACCTCCTAAAATACCTCTCCCTAACCCTCCTCGCCCCCGTGGCCCTCTCCGCCACCCTCGACATCAAAACCACGCACTCCGTTTCATGCACCCGCAAAACCCAACCCGGCGACACAGTCCACATGCACTACCGCGGCACCCTGTCCGACGGCAGCGAATTCGACTCGAGCTATAAGCGCCATGCGCCGTTGGTGTTTCCAGTGGGGAAGGGGGTTGTCATTAAGGG GTGGGACCAAGGATTACTCGACATGTGCGTTGGGGAGAAGAGGACGCTGACTATTCCGCCCGAGTATGGGTATGGGAGTCGAGGGGTGGGACCGATTCCGGGGGGTGCCACGTTGGTGTTTGAGACGGAGTTGGTGGGGATTGATGGTGTTGACAAGGATGAGCTTTGA